The following coding sequences are from one Ornithodoros turicata isolate Travis chromosome 1, ASM3712646v1, whole genome shotgun sequence window:
- the LOC135377988 gene encoding malonate--CoA ligase ACSF3, mitochondrial-like isoform X2, giving the protein MTLPRQYLRLRHVWTRSTSRSRPDEFFTVQKISRKCSTSNKVSLEFLPPFCPVFGNVQDHYNRVAVIDSMGTHSYLKLLRFSQSIEDQLRHIINSKNQTRIAFLCPSDIRYVATQWACWLSGNVAVPLYHQHPNAMLEYYIKDSQSSVLVTTREYAERIQPLGRQLGLPVIIPEVPDDENALPFGKNQWDDLKEKDALMMYTSGTTGPPKGVVLSFGNIHFQTSQIRHAWEWTSNDVMLHALPLHHTHGIISGLLTPHYSGATCFMLPKFDAAEVWKHLLHHDNNKPPVSVFMAVPTMYTKLVEYYNQHLRNRKETSPEAVKETFTKNIRFVISGSASLPQPVLENFQDITGMTILERYGMTEVGVPLSNQLHGKRHPGCVGYPTAGVEVCIAELDESQKNGYRPIVIGNSKGSTIMGNKSDTSGELFIRGGNVFKCYWKRQEATKNSFTKDGWFKTGDSAECIDGVYKILGRTSADIIKTGGYKVSALDVERHLLSHENIKECTVVGAPDDVWGERVAAVVVLKDQSKELKLEELRAWCKELMPPYNVPSILHCVSSLERNFLGKVNKKELVKKMWPTPLK; this is encoded by the exons ATGACTCTTCCACGACAGTACCTGAGGCTACGACATGTCTGGACACGCAGCACTTCCAGGAGTCGTCCTGACGAATTTTTTACTGTGCAAAAAATTTCTAGAAAATGTTCAACATCAAACAAAGTCTCCCTAGAATTCCTTCCTCCATTTTGCCCTGTATTTGGAAATGTTCAAGATCATTACAATAGAGTCGCTGTAATAGACTCTATGGGCACGCACAGCTATTTGAAATTGTTGCGGTTCAGTCAAAGCATCGAAGATCAATTGAGGCACATCATAAACAGTAAAAATCAGACAAGGATAGCATTTCTCTGCCCTAGTGATATCAGATATGTTGCCACACAGTGGGCTTGCTGGCTCAGTGGAAATGTAGCAGTTCCACTATACCACCAGCATCCTAATGCTATGCTGGAGTATTACATCAAGGACTCTCAGTCATCAGTGCTAGTGACAACAAGGGAATATGCTGAACGGATTCAGCCACTTGGACGGCAGCTTGGATTGCCAGTCATCATACCTGAGGTGCCCGACGATGAAAATGCTCTTCCTTTTGGCAAAAACCAATGG GACGACCTCAAAGAAAAAGATGCATTGATGATGTACACAAGTGGGACAACAGGACCACCAAAAGGTGTAGTGCTATCCTTTGGAAACATTCACTTCCAAACCTCACAAATAAGACACGCTTGGGAATGGACTTCGAATGATGTTATGCTGCATGCACTACCACTGCATCATACTCATGGCATCATCAGTGGATTGCTCACTCCACACTACTCTGGAGCCACATGCTTCATGTTACCCAAGTTTGATGCTGCTGAG GTATGGAAGCACTTGCTTCATCACGACAACAACAAACCACCCGTATCAGTATTCATGGCTGTTCCAACAATGTACACAAAACTGGTTGAATACTACAACCAGCACTTGCGTAACCGGAAAGAAACTTCACCGGAAGCAGTAAAGGAGACCTTTACAAAAAATATAAG GTTTGTCATCAGTGGATCAGCTTCTCTACCACAGCCAGTCTTAGAAAACTTTCAGGATATAACAGGAATGACCATACTAGAGAGGTACGGAATGACTGAAGTTGGTGTTCCATTGTCAAATCAGCTGCATGGAAAAAGGCACCCAG GTTGTGTTGGCTACCCAACTGCTGGTGTAGAAGTCTGCATTGCAGAACTTGATGAAAGTCAGAAAAATGGCTATAGACCTATTGTGATTGGGAATTCCAAAGGAAGCACGATAATGGGAAATAAAAGTGACACATCAGGAGAACTGTTCATACGGGGAGGAAATGTGTTCAAGTGTTACTGGAAACGACAAGAGGCAACGAAGAATTCTTTTACAAAAGACGGGTGGTTCAAAACAG gtGACAGTGCTGAGTGCATTGATGGTGTGTACAAGATTCTCGGCAGGACCTCTGCAGACATAATCAAAACAGGCGGCTACAAAGTTAGCGCCTTGGATGTGGAACGCCATCTTCTGTCACACGAAAATATCAAGGAGTGTACTGTAGTTGGAGCTCCCGACGACGTATGGGGGGAGAGGGTTGCGGCAGTTGTTGTTTTAAAAGATCAGTCGAAAGAGCTAAAACTGGAAGAACTTCGTGCCTGGTGTAAGGAGCTAATGCCACCCTACAATGTGCCTAGCATTCTCCACTGCGTCTCATCCCTCGAACGTAATTTTCTCGGGAAAGTAAATAAGAAAGAACTAGTCAAAAAGATGTGGCCAACACCTTTGAAATAA
- the LOC135377992 gene encoding proteasome subunit alpha type-4-like: protein MARRYDSRTTIFSPEGRLYQVEYAMEAIGHAGTCLGILASDGIVLAAERRNTNKLLDEVFTAEKIYKLHEDMACSVAGITSDANVLTNELRQIAQRYLLQYGESIPCERLVSWLCDLKQAYTQYGGKRPFGVSILYMGWDKHYGYQLYQSDPSGNYGGWKATCIGNNSAAAVSILKQEYKEGETTLKDALALAIKVLSKTLDMTKLTADKLEMATLTRDEQKHKTKISILPFSEVEKLIKKHEEEEAKVEAAKKEKEREKAVRS, encoded by the coding sequence ATGGCACGCCGTTACGACTCAAGAACAACGATCTTCAGCCCAGAAGGTAGACTGTATCAAGTTGAATATGCTATGGAAGCTATCGGCCATGCCGGCACTTGTCTTGGTATCCTTGCTTCAGACGGAATAGTCTTGGCCGCTGAGAGGAGAAACACAAATAAGCTATTGGATGAAGTTTTCACTGCTGAGAAAATTTACAAGCTCCATGAAGACATGGCGTGTAGCGTTGCAGGCATTACATCCGATGCAAATGTACTCACAAACGAGCTTCGACAGATCGCTCAACGCTACCTTTTGCAGTACGGGGAATCCATTCCGTGTGAGCGTCTTGTCAGCTGGCTTTGTGATCTGAAGCAAGCGTACACTCAGTATGGAGGGAAGCGCCCGTTCGGGGTGTCCATCCTTTACATGGGCTGGGATAAGCACTACGGATATCAACTCTACCAGTCTGATCCAAGTGGGAATTACGGAGGCTGGAAAGCAACATGCATTGGCAACAACAGTGCGGCAGCCGTTTCCATACTGAAGCAGGAATATAAAGAAGGGGAGACAACACTAAAGGACGCCCTTGCTTTGGCTATCAAGGTGCTTAGCAAAACTCTGGACATGACGAAACTCACTGCAGACAAGTTGGAGATGGCCACACTGACACGAGATGAGCAGAAACACAAAACCAAGATTTCTATTTTGCCTTTCTCTGAAGTTGAGAAACTCATAAAGAAACACGAGGAGGAGGAAGCAAAGGTAGAagcagcaaagaaagaaaaggagcgTGAGAAAGCTGTTAGAAGCTAA
- the LOC135377991 gene encoding periodic tryptophan protein 1 homolog → MNFVPCLAWVKRGVAKATPEKVRLLKEELKELVEADDGTVEDNVANSDTDEHMKGDAGDIDAKYDLDKYDDETDAPSNANQLAGLAMYASNADDPYMSGKSDEESEEEIDDFTIRQSDNLIAVARVDDDCGSIEIYVSNEAEDHLYVHHDIIVQTYPVCIEWLSYDPTESSPGNYIAVGDMTPVISVWDLDVVDSLEPAYKLGKKTKKKAHKPSDGHTDAVISLSWNRQARQVLASGSADHKVITWDLSAGVPNIHITGHNEKVQSIQWHPFEASTLLTGSSDHTVKLWDCRAIDAGCKSWSVGSEVEKVLWNHFDPFYFYVSTEEGHVYGFDARSDSAVFTLSAHTQAVTGMALSTHCPGCLITASADKLLKVWDIQDEKPVFVLETDAKVGSVLALASSPDEPFLLAAGGDNHSHSFRVINLKAFNQMNRFENRRLVQPVEVPSEGHMETDSTVGALGDLSLAGPSKNDT, encoded by the coding sequence ATGAACTTCGTCCCCTGCTTGGCGTGGGTGAAAAGAGGTGTTGCTAAAGCAACACCTGAGAAGGTGAGACTGCTGAAAGAAGAGCTCAAAGAACTCGTCGAAGCAGATGATGGAACAGTTGAGGACAATGTGGCGAACAGTGACACAGATGAGCACATGAAAGGCGATGCTGGTGACATCGATGCTAAATACGATTTGGATAAGTACGACGATGAAACGGATGCGCCGTCTAATGCCAATCAGCTAGCTGGTCTTGCCATGTATGCTAGTAATGCTGATGATCCGTACATGAGTGGGAAAAGTGACGAAGAAAGTGAAGAGGAAATAGATGACTTCACTATCCGGCAGTCAGACAACCTCATTGCGGTAGCACGAGTGGACGACGATTGTGGTTCGATTGAGATATATGTGAGTAACGAAGCAGAGGATCATCTCTACGTCCACCACGATATTATTGTCCAGACCTATCCAGTGTGCATTGAATGGCTCAGTTATGATCCGACAGAATCTAGCCCTggaaactacattgcagtaggaGACATGACTCCAGTTATAAGTGTGTGGGACTTGGACGTTGTTGACTCGTTGGAACCTGCGTACAAGTTAGGGAAGAAGACTAAAAAGAAAGCACACAAGCCCAGTGATGGCCACACAGATGCGGTTATTAGTCTTTCGTGGAACAGACAAGCAAGACAGGTACTAGCTAGTGGATCAGCTGACCACAAAGTTATCACATGGGACCTTTCTGCTGGTGTGCCAAACATCCACATCACTGGCCACAATGAGAAAGTGCAGTCAATCCAGTGGCATCCCTTTGAAGCCTCGACACTGTTGACCGGAAGCAGTGATCACACTGTAAAGCTCTGGGACTGTCGTGCCATAGATGCAGGCTGCAAGTCTTGGTCGGTCGGTAGCGAAGTAGAAAAGGTCCTTTGGAACCATTTTGATCCTTTTTACTTTTACGTTAGCACAGAGGAAGGTCATGTTTATGGATTTGATGCACGATCTGACAGCGCTGTGTTTACACTGTCTGCACACACTCAGGCAGTGACTGGAATGGCCCTCAGTACACATTGTCCAGGTTGCTTGATTACAGCATCTGCAGACAAACTGCTGAAGGTGTGGGACATCCAGGATGAAAAACCGGTTTTTGTGCTTGAGACGGACGCTAAAGTTGGCTCAGTTTTAGCTTTGGCTTCCTCGCCAGATGAGCCATTCTTGTTGGCAGCAGGTGGCGACAATCACTCGCACAGCTTCAGGGTTATTAATTTGAAAGCATTCAACCAAATGAACAGGTTTGAGAACCGCCGTCTCGTACAGCCGGTGGAAGTCCCATCAGAGGGCCACATGGAAACAGATAGCACTGTGGGGGCATTGGGAGATCTTTCACTGGCGGGCCCATCAAAGAATGATACTTAG
- the LOC135377990 gene encoding malonate--CoA ligase ACSF3, mitochondrial-like: protein MLKVIPKITLLPWSPLARNAHRKLTSFPPPFESLFNQCIAHKDRTAIIDVHGSHSYANILARSASLKKKLDPFLKEKSQQRIAFLCPNDSRYVAAQWACWLGENVAVPLYREHPRPVLEYYIKDSQSSVLVTTEEYADRLQPISKDLDLPIVVTDLESAVLEDIMPITKQVLEDWKRMKKKNAQILYTSGTTGPPKGVVTTHHNIYVQSAALLSSWEYRPSDVILHTLPLHHTHGIINALVAPLYAGSIIVMLPKFDAADVWNYLLEPPAGVPRPNVYMAVPTIYARLIEHYNKLFTGSGPYSRSKEFIRATCAQKIRLMISGSAALPLPVLEQWKEITGHTLLERYGMTEIGMALGNPLHGKRKPGFVGKPFPGVEVSIVKQNAYSNKGYDVIASGDHHKTTVMQNHENECGELLVKGPNVFKEYWNRLDATEEAFTSDGWFKTGDTAQFTDGDYRILGRTSSDIIKSGGYKISALDVERHLLAHPNIRDCAVVGVPDLTWGEKVACVVALHDPKRTLTLQCLREWGKHEMDAAMMPAVLKVMDDIPRNAMGKVNKKDIAAQFSCQAR from the exons ATGTTGAAGGTCATTCCGAAGATAACGCTGCTTCCATGGAGTCCGCTTGCAAGAAACGCACATCGAAAACTTACTAGCTTCCCGCCTCCATTTGAGTCGCTGTTTAACCAATGTATAGCACACAAAGATCGTACCGCAATTATTGATGTGCATGGTAGCCACAGTTATGCGAACATACTTGCCCGAAGCGCTTCGCTTAAAAAGAAATTGGATCCATTCCTTAAAGAAAAATCGCAGCAGCGCATTGCATTTCTCTGTCCAAACGATTCTCGGTATGTTGCAGCGCAATGGGCATGTTGGCTAGGAGAAAACGTTGCTGTTCCACTGTATCGAGAACATCCGCGACCAGTCCTTGAATATTACATTAAAGATTCTCAAAGTTCAGTCCTAGTTACTACAGAGGAATATGCTGATCGTTTACAGCCGATATCGAAAGATCTAGATTTGCCTATTGTAGTCACCGATTTAGAGAGTGCGGTGCTTGAGGACATCATGCCCATCACAAAGCAG GTGTTGGAAGACTGGAAGAGGATGAAGAAAAAGAATGCCCAGATTCTTTATACAAGTGGAACAACAGGACCTCCAAAGGGAGTTGTGACGACTCACCACAATATATATGTCCAATCAGCTGCTCTTCTCAGCTCGTGGGAATACCGCCCGTCAGATGTAATACTGCATACACTTCCGTTACACCACACGCACGGCATAATAAATGCTCTGGTAGCCCCACTCTACGCTGGAAGTATAATCGTCATGTTACCCAAGTTTGATGCAGCTGAT GTGTGGAACTACCTCCTAGAACCGCCTGCAGGGGTTCCTCGACCTAACGTTTATATGGCTGTGCCCACGATTTATGCAAGGTTAATAGAACATTATAATAAACTTTTTACTGGTAGTGGTCCATACTCCAGAAGTAAAGAATTTATACGAGCAACATGCGCACAAAAAATTAG ACTCATGATCAGTGGATCAGCTGCACTCCCTCTCCCAGTTCTCGAGCAGTGGAAGGAAATTACAGGCCACACATTATTAGAACGTTACGGAATGACCGAAATAGGCATGGCTCTCGGCAACCCTTTGCACGGAAAAAGAAAGCCAG GGTTTGTGGGAAAACCCTTTCCTGGAGTGGAAGTTTCCATTGTCAAGCAAAATGCCTATTCTAACAAAGGATATGATGTCATTGCATCCGGTGATCACCACAAAACAACAGTGATGCAGAACCATGAAAATGAATGCGGAGAGCTTCTTGTTAAAGGGCCAAATGTGTTCAAGGAGTATTGGAATAGACTAGATGCTACTGAAGAGGCATTTACCAGTGACGGTTGGTTCAAAACAG GGGATACCGCTCAGTTTACTGATGGCGACTACCGTATCCTGGGCCGCACTTCATCTGACATTATTAAAAGTGGCGGCTACAAAATTAGTGCACTTGATGTGGAACGTCACCTTCTGGCCCACCCTAACATCCGCGACTGCGCCGTCGTGGGAGTTCCTGACCTCACCTGGGGCGAGAAGGTCGCCTGCGTTGTTGCTCTGCATGACCCCAAGAGGACGCTGACTTTACAGTGCCTTCGTGAATGGGGTAAACACGAAATGGATGCTGCCATGATGCCAGCCGTGCTCAAAGTGATGGATGATATCCCGCGGAATGCCATGGGAAAAGTCAACAAGAAGGATATTGCTGCTCAGTTTAGTTGCCAGGCACGGTGA
- the LOC135377988 gene encoding malonate--CoA ligase ACSF3, mitochondrial-like isoform X1, giving the protein MCSPNMTLPRQYLRLRHVWTRSTSRSRPDEFFTVQKISRKCSTSNKVSLEFLPPFCPVFGNVQDHYNRVAVIDSMGTHSYLKLLRFSQSIEDQLRHIINSKNQTRIAFLCPSDIRYVATQWACWLSGNVAVPLYHQHPNAMLEYYIKDSQSSVLVTTREYAERIQPLGRQLGLPVIIPEVPDDENALPFGKNQWDDLKEKDALMMYTSGTTGPPKGVVLSFGNIHFQTSQIRHAWEWTSNDVMLHALPLHHTHGIISGLLTPHYSGATCFMLPKFDAAEVWKHLLHHDNNKPPVSVFMAVPTMYTKLVEYYNQHLRNRKETSPEAVKETFTKNIRFVISGSASLPQPVLENFQDITGMTILERYGMTEVGVPLSNQLHGKRHPGCVGYPTAGVEVCIAELDESQKNGYRPIVIGNSKGSTIMGNKSDTSGELFIRGGNVFKCYWKRQEATKNSFTKDGWFKTGDSAECIDGVYKILGRTSADIIKTGGYKVSALDVERHLLSHENIKECTVVGAPDDVWGERVAAVVVLKDQSKELKLEELRAWCKELMPPYNVPSILHCVSSLERNFLGKVNKKELVKKMWPTPLK; this is encoded by the exons ATGTGT tcTCCAAATATGACTCTTCCACGACAGTACCTGAGGCTACGACATGTCTGGACACGCAGCACTTCCAGGAGTCGTCCTGACGAATTTTTTACTGTGCAAAAAATTTCTAGAAAATGTTCAACATCAAACAAAGTCTCCCTAGAATTCCTTCCTCCATTTTGCCCTGTATTTGGAAATGTTCAAGATCATTACAATAGAGTCGCTGTAATAGACTCTATGGGCACGCACAGCTATTTGAAATTGTTGCGGTTCAGTCAAAGCATCGAAGATCAATTGAGGCACATCATAAACAGTAAAAATCAGACAAGGATAGCATTTCTCTGCCCTAGTGATATCAGATATGTTGCCACACAGTGGGCTTGCTGGCTCAGTGGAAATGTAGCAGTTCCACTATACCACCAGCATCCTAATGCTATGCTGGAGTATTACATCAAGGACTCTCAGTCATCAGTGCTAGTGACAACAAGGGAATATGCTGAACGGATTCAGCCACTTGGACGGCAGCTTGGATTGCCAGTCATCATACCTGAGGTGCCCGACGATGAAAATGCTCTTCCTTTTGGCAAAAACCAATGG GACGACCTCAAAGAAAAAGATGCATTGATGATGTACACAAGTGGGACAACAGGACCACCAAAAGGTGTAGTGCTATCCTTTGGAAACATTCACTTCCAAACCTCACAAATAAGACACGCTTGGGAATGGACTTCGAATGATGTTATGCTGCATGCACTACCACTGCATCATACTCATGGCATCATCAGTGGATTGCTCACTCCACACTACTCTGGAGCCACATGCTTCATGTTACCCAAGTTTGATGCTGCTGAG GTATGGAAGCACTTGCTTCATCACGACAACAACAAACCACCCGTATCAGTATTCATGGCTGTTCCAACAATGTACACAAAACTGGTTGAATACTACAACCAGCACTTGCGTAACCGGAAAGAAACTTCACCGGAAGCAGTAAAGGAGACCTTTACAAAAAATATAAG GTTTGTCATCAGTGGATCAGCTTCTCTACCACAGCCAGTCTTAGAAAACTTTCAGGATATAACAGGAATGACCATACTAGAGAGGTACGGAATGACTGAAGTTGGTGTTCCATTGTCAAATCAGCTGCATGGAAAAAGGCACCCAG GTTGTGTTGGCTACCCAACTGCTGGTGTAGAAGTCTGCATTGCAGAACTTGATGAAAGTCAGAAAAATGGCTATAGACCTATTGTGATTGGGAATTCCAAAGGAAGCACGATAATGGGAAATAAAAGTGACACATCAGGAGAACTGTTCATACGGGGAGGAAATGTGTTCAAGTGTTACTGGAAACGACAAGAGGCAACGAAGAATTCTTTTACAAAAGACGGGTGGTTCAAAACAG gtGACAGTGCTGAGTGCATTGATGGTGTGTACAAGATTCTCGGCAGGACCTCTGCAGACATAATCAAAACAGGCGGCTACAAAGTTAGCGCCTTGGATGTGGAACGCCATCTTCTGTCACACGAAAATATCAAGGAGTGTACTGTAGTTGGAGCTCCCGACGACGTATGGGGGGAGAGGGTTGCGGCAGTTGTTGTTTTAAAAGATCAGTCGAAAGAGCTAAAACTGGAAGAACTTCGTGCCTGGTGTAAGGAGCTAATGCCACCCTACAATGTGCCTAGCATTCTCCACTGCGTCTCATCCCTCGAACGTAATTTTCTCGGGAAAGTAAATAAGAAAGAACTAGTCAAAAAGATGTGGCCAACACCTTTGAAATAA